The DNA window ACCCTCTTTTAATTCTGTGTATAATTGTTTTGTAACATCACAGTATTCACAATTTTCTTTTTCGAAGAATAATATTTTTACTCTTCCTTTCATTTCTGACAATAAATCCTTTACCTGTTCTAAAGTTTTTTCATCTAATAATTTTTCCATAAAAAAACACCTCCAAATTTTTATATATTTTCTTTTGCTTTGCTAATAAAATTTTTAAATACTTTAATTTGCTCTTCCATCTCTATGATGAAATTTTTTATTCTATCTTTTCCTTTTTGAGTAATTTTATAAATTTTGCGTGGAGGACTGGATGTAGTATCCCAGTCAAATTTAATTTCCTTTTTTTTCTCTAAATCTGATAAAGCGCGATATACTCTACCTTTTTGGCCTATTCCTTCGGGAATAGTTATTCCCATTTCACATAATCTATTGGATAACTCATAGCCATAACTTGGTTTTTCGGCTATTAAAATAAGGAGTAAATCGCATATTAATTTTCCACTTTTATTAAAAACTTTGCATTTGTTAGTGTCTTCCATTTTCATCCTCCAAATTACAACAAAAAAAGTCATATTTTTCTTTCACACACATATTATATACAAAATGTATATATTTGTCAATAAGAAAAGATAACAAAAATGTATGTATTGTATTTAAATAAAGTTACAAAAAATAAAAGCCGCTTTTTATGCGGCTTTAATCACAAAAAGAATTATATATATCTTTTATTTTTGTTGAATAGGTATTTAAAATTTCCAAAATTTTTGGATTAAAATCTTTTGGTGAAGTTCT is part of the Marinitoga hydrogenitolerans DSM 16785 genome and encodes:
- a CDS encoding PadR family transcriptional regulator; protein product: MEDTNKCKVFNKSGKLICDLLLILIAEKPSYGYELSNRLCEMGITIPEGIGQKGRVYRALSDLEKKKEIKFDWDTTSSPPRKIYKITQKGKDRIKNFIIEMEEQIKVFKNFISKAKENI